One window of the Labilibaculum sp. genome contains the following:
- a CDS encoding beta-L-arabinofuranosidase domain-containing protein, translating into MRFEYYRVLFFSICLGVGLASCSGVEENRISTNGPEVVEFKVLPFDLKDVKLLDGPFEKAMELNVQSLLNYEPDRLLAKFRIEAGLKPKAKHYDGWEANTIAGHSLGHYLSACALMYNSTNDKRFLDRVNYIVDQLEVCQNADGEGYIGAFPDGKRILEEEVAKGDIRSKGFDLNGIWVPYYTEHKVMAGLTDAYNLCGNKKALQINIKFADWLSTIVKDLNDKQIQNMLDCEHGGINESLVDLYGLTKNEKYLQLSKVFHHKKVLDSLAHHVDVLPGIHANTQIPKLVGCARRYELTGALSDRESAEFFWDRVVHHHSYVTGGNCNHEYFGESDHLRNRLSQNTTETCNVYNMLKLSRHLFEWEAAPEVADFYERALFNHILSSQHPADGRVIYNLSLEMGGHKVYQDPYWFTCCVGTGMENHSKYGANIYFHNNNELYVTQFIGSQLNWKSKGLIVKQTTAFPEEQGTKLEFYCEKPSKFALKLRYPKWAENGVEIYINNEKISVDQKPQSFISIERKWKKGDVLEYKMPFTLRLETMPDDSNRVAVMYGPMVMAGELGPEDDPKANDAMYVPVIMTEDRDPSNWLSAVKGEANTFKTDSVGYLHDFVLKPFYKVHDVRYSVYFDVFNQESWAKYQKEYQAKQAQKKKLEEMTVDFFQPGEMQPERDHNFQSEKSSVDVIKNKRSRVVDRGGVMSFEMGLMKGNRLALAVEYWGGNTGAKTFDILIDGKLLATENIADKKPGEFIDILYQLPDDICMTKDKVMVTFKPHEGHRAGPVFGVRTVKQ; encoded by the coding sequence ATGAGATTCGAATATTATAGAGTTTTATTCTTTTCAATTTGTCTTGGAGTTGGATTGGCTTCCTGTTCAGGTGTTGAAGAAAATAGAATAAGTACGAACGGTCCTGAGGTGGTTGAATTTAAAGTGCTGCCATTTGATCTAAAGGATGTTAAATTACTTGATGGTCCTTTCGAAAAGGCCATGGAATTAAATGTGCAGAGCTTGTTGAATTATGAACCTGACAGATTATTGGCAAAATTCAGGATAGAAGCAGGTTTAAAGCCTAAAGCAAAACATTATGATGGTTGGGAAGCAAATACAATAGCCGGACATAGCTTAGGTCATTATCTAAGTGCTTGTGCTTTAATGTATAATTCTACAAATGATAAGCGTTTTCTCGATCGTGTCAATTACATTGTAGATCAACTGGAAGTTTGTCAGAATGCTGATGGAGAAGGATACATAGGTGCTTTCCCTGACGGAAAGCGGATTCTTGAAGAAGAAGTAGCAAAAGGAGATATACGTTCGAAAGGATTTGATTTGAATGGAATTTGGGTGCCGTATTACACCGAACATAAAGTAATGGCTGGTTTGACTGACGCATACAATTTATGTGGAAATAAAAAGGCATTGCAAATCAATATTAAATTTGCTGATTGGTTATCAACTATTGTAAAAGACTTAAACGACAAACAAATTCAAAACATGTTGGATTGTGAGCATGGCGGAATTAATGAGTCGTTGGTTGATCTTTATGGATTAACGAAGAATGAGAAATATTTGCAGCTGTCTAAGGTGTTTCATCACAAAAAGGTGCTTGATTCCTTGGCTCATCATGTTGATGTTTTGCCGGGAATACATGCTAATACACAAATTCCCAAATTAGTGGGTTGTGCCCGACGTTATGAGCTTACAGGGGCTTTGTCTGATAGAGAATCTGCTGAGTTTTTCTGGGATCGGGTTGTTCATCATCATTCTTATGTTACCGGAGGTAATTGCAATCACGAGTATTTTGGAGAATCGGATCATTTACGCAACCGCCTTAGCCAAAATACAACTGAAACATGTAATGTGTACAATATGTTGAAGCTGTCCCGTCATCTTTTTGAGTGGGAAGCAGCTCCTGAAGTCGCTGATTTTTATGAAAGAGCATTATTCAATCACATTCTATCCTCTCAGCACCCTGCAGATGGACGGGTTATCTATAATTTGTCACTGGAAATGGGAGGTCATAAGGTGTATCAGGATCCGTATTGGTTTACATGTTGTGTAGGAACAGGAATGGAGAATCATTCAAAATATGGAGCAAATATTTATTTTCACAACAATAATGAATTATATGTGACTCAATTTATTGGTTCTCAATTAAACTGGAAAAGTAAAGGTTTGATCGTAAAACAGACAACTGCATTTCCGGAAGAACAAGGGACAAAATTGGAGTTTTACTGTGAAAAACCAAGCAAATTTGCGCTTAAGCTGCGCTACCCAAAATGGGCTGAAAATGGTGTGGAAATTTATATCAATAATGAAAAGATATCTGTTGATCAAAAGCCGCAAAGTTTTATTTCTATCGAAAGAAAGTGGAAAAAAGGGGATGTATTGGAATACAAGATGCCTTTTACACTTCGTCTGGAAACCATGCCTGATGACAGCAACCGTGTTGCAGTTATGTACGGTCCTATGGTGATGGCCGGGGAATTAGGGCCGGAAGATGATCCAAAAGCAAATGATGCAATGTATGTACCTGTTATTATGACAGAAGATAGAGATCCATCGAATTGGTTGAGTGCTGTAAAAGGAGAAGCAAATACATTTAAAACTGATTCGGTTGGATACTTGCATGATTTTGTCTTGAAGCCATTTTATAAAGTGCATGATGTAAGGTATTCTGTGTATTTTGATGTTTTCAACCAAGAATCATGGGCAAAATATCAAAAGGAATATCAAGCTAAACAAGCACAGAAAAAGAAATTGGAAGAAATGACAGTTGACTTTTTCCAACCAGGAGAAATGCAGCCGGAACGGGATCATAATTTCCAAAGTGAAAAATCATCCGTTGATGTGATAAAAAACAAAAGATCCCGTGTTGTTGACAGAGGAGGTGTAATGTCCTTTGAAATGGGATTGATGAAAGGAAACCGATTGGCTTTGGCGGTTGAATATTGGGGCGGAAATACTGGTGCTAAAACATTTGATATCTTGATTGACGGAAAATTACTTGCGACAGAAAATATTGCAGATAAAAAGCCGGGTGAATTCATTGATATTTTATACCAATTACCTGATGATATTTGCATGACTAAAGATAAAGTGATGGTTACATTCAAACCTCACGAAGGGCACAGGGCAGGACCTGTATTCGGAGTTAGAACTGTTAAGCAATAA
- a CDS encoding TonB-dependent receptor → MKKIVIPPQQLGNRNSCLRFLLVLVIFLCLSGQVFSQKLAQGSVVDDSGVPLPGVSVFIDGTTVGTVSDIDGKFMIQASVGDVIHFSFIGFKDQKVEYTDQVLSIVMSPDVFGLDEVVAIGYGSVKKGDVTSAIASVKSEDFIKGAVKDAAQLIQGKVAGLTIATPSGDPTEGAAIMLRGNSSLLGSSAPLVLVDGVPGSLESVAPEDIESIDVLKDGSASAIYGTRGTNGVIIIATKRSTKGMEPTISYDGYVSIASISRKLDFMNAEELREKWNEGYSFTGANLADYGANTDWLDEITRKAVSHVHNIVFRGGSKNTSLTASINYKNNQGVFIRTDNEKYTGRIDVSHSMFDGKLTADIGTIISEQNYWTGGDGYSFNKYVYRQALIRNPTEPVKNENGSWYERDVYFYDNPVAYLKESDGENKYRNVRFKASLTYNPFEGLSVKGMYTRKSNSNIRGYYETKNHVSTTKYGSEGFASRGTENYLGNYTELTVNYKKVVAEDHSFSILAGYNYEDNMTEGFWANNKYFPTDGYTYNNLEIGSGLTKGEAGMDSYKYSDKLIAFFSRVSYSFANKYLLMASLRREGSSKFGKDHKWGNFPGVSLGWRMSEEDFVKEISWIDNLKLRAGFGVTGTNVADSYNSLSSLNYSDYFYSNKEWVRKLVPARNDNPDLRWEKKEEMNVGLDFGLLNGRVSGAFDFYNRKTKDALWNYDVPTPPYLYGSIMTNVGEIKNQGFEALINVTPIKTPNFEWKANMTFSTNKNELVSLSNDKFKTTNDFFYPEDGYTGEPIQTTTHIVKIGGEIGNFYGLKSVDISDDGIWIIEKPNGERISATESSTDDRQVLGNGIPKYYASWNNSFRYKNFDLNINMRGAFSYQILNFSRMFYENPKIAYNTLNSAYDKVYGKAVLNDDQRYVSYYVENGDYWKIDNITLGYTVNLKNKDVFKNLRVYVSGLNLHTFTGYKGIDPEVKQTGLAPGNDDRDKYPTTRTFTFGVNVTF, encoded by the coding sequence ATGAAAAAAATTGTCATTCCCCCTCAACAGCTTGGTAATAGAAATAGCTGTTTAAGGTTTTTACTCGTTTTAGTGATTTTTTTGTGTTTGTCGGGGCAGGTTTTTTCCCAAAAACTGGCTCAAGGTTCTGTCGTCGATGATTCTGGAGTTCCATTACCAGGTGTTTCTGTATTTATTGATGGAACAACTGTTGGTACAGTGTCTGATATCGATGGTAAATTTATGATTCAGGCATCTGTTGGCGATGTAATTCATTTCTCTTTTATTGGATTTAAAGATCAGAAGGTTGAGTATACAGATCAGGTATTGAGCATTGTTATGAGTCCGGATGTTTTTGGACTGGATGAAGTTGTTGCAATTGGTTATGGGAGTGTTAAAAAGGGTGATGTTACCAGTGCAATTGCGTCTGTCAAGTCTGAAGACTTTATTAAAGGAGCAGTAAAGGATGCAGCTCAATTGATTCAAGGAAAAGTAGCAGGACTTACAATTGCAACTCCTTCCGGAGATCCAACTGAAGGCGCGGCAATCATGTTGCGTGGAAATTCGTCTTTGCTTGGAAGTTCAGCTCCTTTGGTATTGGTTGATGGTGTTCCGGGAAGCCTTGAATCTGTTGCTCCGGAAGATATTGAATCTATCGATGTATTAAAAGATGGATCGGCTTCGGCAATATATGGTACCCGGGGAACAAATGGAGTTATCATTATTGCAACAAAAAGAAGCACTAAAGGTATGGAACCTACCATTTCCTACGATGGTTATGTCTCAATTGCATCTATCAGCCGGAAGCTCGATTTCATGAATGCTGAAGAACTAAGAGAAAAATGGAATGAAGGTTATTCGTTCACAGGAGCCAATTTGGCTGATTACGGAGCCAATACAGATTGGTTGGATGAAATAACCAGAAAAGCAGTTAGTCATGTGCATAATATCGTATTTAGAGGTGGATCCAAGAACACAAGTTTAACAGCCTCAATTAATTACAAAAATAATCAAGGTGTTTTTATTAGAACAGATAATGAAAAATATACTGGTCGTATTGATGTTAGCCACAGCATGTTTGATGGTAAATTAACTGCAGATATTGGGACTATAATAAGCGAACAAAATTACTGGACTGGTGGAGATGGATATAGTTTTAATAAATACGTTTACAGGCAGGCATTAATTCGAAACCCGACCGAACCAGTTAAAAATGAAAATGGCAGTTGGTACGAGCGCGATGTTTATTTTTACGATAATCCTGTTGCATACCTGAAAGAATCTGATGGTGAAAATAAGTATCGTAATGTGAGATTTAAGGCCAGTTTAACCTACAATCCTTTTGAAGGACTTAGCGTTAAAGGAATGTACACCAGAAAAAGCAATTCAAATATTCGCGGATATTATGAAACTAAAAATCATGTGTCAACGACTAAATATGGGTCAGAAGGTTTTGCTTCCCGTGGTACCGAAAATTATTTGGGTAACTATACAGAGTTAACTGTAAACTATAAAAAAGTTGTGGCAGAAGATCATAGTTTCTCTATTTTGGCTGGTTATAATTATGAAGATAACATGACGGAAGGATTTTGGGCAAACAACAAATACTTTCCAACAGATGGGTATACCTATAATAACCTGGAAATCGGAAGTGGTTTGACCAAGGGAGAAGCGGGTATGGATAGTTATAAATACTCCGATAAACTGATTGCCTTCTTTTCGCGTGTAAGTTATTCTTTTGCAAATAAGTATTTATTAATGGCAAGTCTTCGTAGAGAAGGTTCTTCTAAGTTTGGGAAAGACCATAAATGGGGAAATTTCCCAGGAGTTTCTTTAGGTTGGAGAATGTCCGAAGAGGATTTTGTCAAAGAAATTTCTTGGATTGATAACTTAAAATTGCGTGCCGGTTTTGGTGTTACCGGTACTAATGTAGCCGATTCATATAACTCTTTAAGTAGTTTAAATTATAGTGATTATTTCTATTCAAATAAAGAGTGGGTGCGGAAGCTGGTTCCTGCAAGAAATGATAATCCTGATTTACGCTGGGAGAAAAAAGAGGAAATGAATGTAGGACTCGATTTTGGATTATTAAATGGTAGAGTTAGCGGAGCTTTTGATTTTTATAACAGAAAAACCAAAGATGCTTTATGGAATTACGACGTTCCAACACCACCATACCTTTATGGCAGCATCATGACAAATGTGGGAGAAATTAAAAATCAAGGTTTTGAAGCTTTGATTAATGTGACTCCTATTAAAACACCAAACTTTGAGTGGAAAGCTAATATGACCTTTTCAACCAACAAAAATGAATTGGTTTCTTTATCAAATGACAAGTTTAAAACCACAAATGATTTTTTCTATCCTGAAGATGGTTATACCGGCGAGCCTATTCAAACAACAACTCATATTGTTAAAATAGGGGGCGAAATAGGAAATTTCTATGGATTAAAGAGTGTCGATATCTCAGACGATGGCATTTGGATAATAGAAAAACCTAATGGTGAAAGAATTTCAGCAACAGAATCATCAACAGATGATCGTCAGGTATTGGGGAATGGAATTCCAAAATACTACGCCAGCTGGAACAATAGCTTTCGATACAAAAACTTCGATCTGAACATCAACATGAGGGGAGCATTTTCTTATCAAATTTTAAATTTTTCTCGGATGTTTTATGAAAATCCAAAGATTGCATACAACACCTTAAATTCTGCTTATGATAAAGTTTATGGAAAAGCTGTATTGAATGATGATCAGCGTTATGTGAGTTATTATGTTGAGAATGGTGATTATTGGAAAATTGATAACATTACCTTGGGCTACACCGTAAATCTTAAAAATAAAGATGTTTTCAAAAATCTAAGGGTTTACGTATCGGGACTGAATTTACACACTTTTACGGGTTATAAAGGGATAGATCCTGAGGTGAAACAAACAGGTTTAGCTCCGGGTAACGATGATCGGGACAAATATCCTACTACAAGAACATTTACATTTGGTGTTAACGTAACCTTTTAA